The genomic DNA CATCAATAAATTGCTAATATCTGCTGTTTCAGCTATTTCGCTAGCTATGCCACTAGTAGCTGCTTCATGTGGTGCAAAGAAAAAAGAAGTTCAAACATCTACCTCAGAAAAACAAGGTTCAAAAACCAACCCAGAATCTAAATCAGAAGAAGGTTCAGGAACTAAATCAGAAGAAGGTTCAGGAACTACTTCAGGAAACCAAGGTTCAGAATCAACAACACAAAACCAAGGTTCAGAATCAACAACACAAAACCAAGGTTCAGAATCAACAACACAAAACCAAGATTCAGAATCTACAACACAAAACCAAGGTTCAGAATCAACAACACAAAACCAAGGTTCAGAATCTAAATCAGAAGAAGGTTCAGGAACTACCTCAGGAAACCAAGGTCCAGAAACTAAATCAGAAGAAGGTTCAGGAACTACTTCAGAAAACCCAGGTTCAGGAACTACTTCAGAAAACCCAGGTTCAGGAACTAGCACAGAAAAACAAGGTCCTGAGACTAAAGCATCAGAGAAAGATCCTATTCAAAATGATAAAACTAATAGTCAAACCCCCCAAACAGCAAATACTTTAGAAGATTTATTTAAGCAAATTAGTAAAATAAAAGATTAATACTGCAGTTTTAAGGAAAAAGTTAGATTCATTAAATGATGATGAAAAATTAATGATAAAGCCACACTTTAATTACTGATTTGAAAAACCAGATCCAAATCCAGACCTAGATCTAAATAAAAATCAAGAGCCAGATAAATTAATTAAAGAATCTGGATATGATCAAATCGAAAAGATATTAAAAAATAGTAATAAAGACAGCGAAGAATATAAATAAGCTGTAAATGAACTAAAAAAATTCATTAAACTTTATAATGCTGATCTTAGACCAATATTAGAGAAAACTATAAAATAAAACATCAGTTTTTGATTCTTGAATAATCGGTAAAATTCCAAAAAAGGATGAATGAATGATTTTATCTTGTCTTATATAGTGTATATTTGGAATTATTTAATTAAAAATAAGGCAATAAAAACAAAAATGCTTAGTTAACAATAAGTTGCTAAGCATTTTTTGTTGTAGTTATTGCATTGTTAGATAACAGAATCTGTGTATGAACCATCTAATAAGAAGTCTATTAAACCAATATATAAGACGCCTTTTTTATCATATCAAGGGATTATGTTGTTATAAGTTATTACTATTTTTTTGAATGAGTCGTCAATATTGTACAAAGATCTTGTTTCTTGTTCTATTTTTTCTTTTGTTGGTAATTCATATGCAGATTGAATGTAATATTTAACATTTGGTTTTTGGCAAACAAAATCAACTTCAAATGATTTTCTAGTTCTTTTATCACCATTAGATATAATTTTTTCAACTATTCCAACGTTGATGTTAAATCCCCTTCTATTTAATTCATTATAAATTAAGTTTTCCATTATATGATTTGGTTCATATTGATTAAAATCTAATCTTGCGTTTCTTAAACCAATATCAGTAAAGTAATATTTTAAAGGTGATTCAAAAATTTTTCCACCCTTAACATTAAATCTCTTACAATCAGAAATCAAAAAAGACTCTTTAAAATAATTTAAGTAATTACTTACTGTATTTGAGGAAATTTTTATCTTCATTTCAGAAGAGAATCTATTAGCTAATTTACTAGGATTTGTTAATGAACCTATGGTTGATGAAATAAAGTTTAATAAAATTTCTAAAATGTACTTATCTTTTAATATTGATTTTCTTTCTAATATATCTTTTATATAAAGTTCATCGAATAAATTAGTTAAATATTCTCTTTTTTCTTCTTGATCTTTTAAATTATAAACACCAGGAAGTCCGCCATAAAATAAGTAATGTTCTAGTGCCTCTTTTTTATTTTCAAATAAATGATATATTTCAGAAAAAGATAACGTATGAATATGAATTTGACTTGATCTATCTCTAAATTGTGTCAATATTTCACTTGATAACATCACAGAGTTACTTCCAGTTACATAAACATCAACATTTTCTCTTTTCATAAGTTCTATCAAAACATCAACAAATGAAATAGTATACTTACTATTTTCAATATAAGGATTTTTGATAATTTCACAATATTGAATTTCATCAATTAAAACATAACATTGCTGTGAATTACTTGGTAATAGTTGTTCAATATGTTTAATAAGATTTAATGGATTTCTAAGTGCAATATCTTTAATGCTGTCTAATGAAATCTTAATAATATTGTTTTCATTAATACCTTTTGAAAGCAAATATTTATTAAAAATATTAAATAAGAAATATGATTTCCCACTCCTTCTAATACCTGTTATAACTTTAACTTTACCATTATTCATTTTGTCAATAATTTTGTTTAAATACGAGTCTCTTTTAATTTCCATATTTCTCCTACTTTTAAAATTTGTGTGTATTTGCACAACTATTTTAAATATATTATATAAAAAGGCAGCATATTTCTATTTATTTTGGACTAACTTTTAAAATTTGTGTGTATTTGCACACTTTTTTTAAATCTTAATTAATAATTTAATTAATCAATGAATGCAGTGACTTAAGTGAATAATTATTTGGAAATTCTTTTTTCTTTAGATGAGTTTTTGCATGATTAATTAAAGAATTCCAAAAATATAGATTTTATTCTTTCGTTAAAATAGTATAAAAACAGTTAAAAAGGTAAAGTTTTTAATAAAGGGGTATGTTTTAGTAATGAAATGTGCTCTTTTTGTTTAGAAAATTAATAAAATTTTAAAAAATTAAACTTAGTAAAAATATTCTAACAAACATAATTGTTTTTCCAAATATTTTGTCCTAGTTTCATAAATTGTTATTTAAAAATCCAAGATAATATAAGCATCTATGCAGATAAATTTATTAATATGTTTACATTAATGATTAGATATTGAATTAAAAGTAAATTTGAGTTTATATGTGCTTTTAAAGACTAAAATTTATATAGAAATAATTAA from Metamycoplasma alkalescens includes the following:
- a CDS encoding variable surface lipoprotein, which gives rise to MKSINKLLISAVSAISLAMPLVAASCGAKKKEVQTSTSEKQGSKTNPESKSEEGSGTKSEEGSGTTSGNQGSESTTQNQGSESTTQNQGSESTTQNQDSESTTQNQGSESTTQNQGSESKSEEGSGTTSGNQGPETKSEEGSGTTSENPGSGTTSENPGSGTSTEKQGPETKASEKDPIQNDKTNSQTPQTANTLEDLFKQISKIKD
- a CDS encoding ATP-binding protein, with amino-acid sequence MEIKRDSYLNKIIDKMNNGKVKVITGIRRSGKSYFLFNIFNKYLLSKGINENNIIKISLDSIKDIALRNPLNLIKHIEQLLPSNSQQCYVLIDEIQYCEIIKNPYIENSKYTISFVDVLIELMKRENVDVYVTGSNSVMLSSEILTQFRDRSSQIHIHTLSFSEIYHLFENKKEALEHYLFYGGLPGVYNLKDQEEKREYLTNLFDELYIKDILERKSILKDKYILEILLNFISSTIGSLTNPSKLANRFSSEMKIKISSNTVSNYLNYFKESFLISDCKRFNVKGGKIFESPLKYYFTDIGLRNARLDFNQYEPNHIMENLIYNELNRRGFNINVGIVEKIISNGDKRTRKSFEVDFVCQKPNVKYYIQSAYELPTKEKIEQETRSLYNIDDSFKKIVITYNNIIPWYDKKGVLYIGLIDFLLDGSYTDSVI